One window of the Zea mays cultivar B73 chromosome 3, Zm-B73-REFERENCE-NAM-5.0, whole genome shotgun sequence genome contains the following:
- the LOC100191203 gene encoding Protein BUD31 homolog 1, translated as MPKIKTSRVKYPEGWELIEPTIRELDAKMREAENDPHDGKRKCEALWPIFRISHQRSRYIYDLYYRRKEISRELYEFCLDQSYADRNLIAKWKKPGYERLCCLRCIQTRDHNFATTCVCRVPKHLREEQVIECVHCGCRGCASGD; from the exons ATGCCTAAGATAAAGACAAGTCGTGTCAAGTATCCTGAAGGATGGGAGCTTATTGAACCAACCATCCGTGAGTTGGATGCCAAAATGAGAGAAG CTGAAAATGATCCACATGATGGAAAGAGAAAGTGTGAAGCGCTCTGGCCTATTTTCCGTATTTCTCATCAAAGGAGCCGCTACATATATGATCTTTACTACAGAAGGAAGGAGATATCACGGGAGCTTTATGAGTTCTGCCTGGACCAGAGCTATGCAGACCGTAACCTGATCGCAAAGTGGAAAAAG CCAGGATACGAGCGCCTTTGCTGCCTTCGGTGCATACAGACACGTGACCACAACTTTGCAACGACTTGTGTCTGCCGAGTCCCCAAGCATCTGAGGGAGGAGCAAGTGATAGAATGTGTCCATTGCGGCTGCAGGGGTTGTGCCAGCGGTGACTAA